CATCGCCGCAAGGATGCGCCTCCCACCCGGCATGCACCATGGCCTTCGACCGGGTGAAAGGCGCCTCCCGGCACCCTGATTTCCGCTGTGAACGGAAGCCGAAGCCCCTCGTTCGGCACCCATGGTCCTTGACCGGATGGGAAAAGCATCCTTGCGGCGATGGAGGAAAGGCTGCAGCTTGCCGAGGAAGGCGGCCGGCTGTTATCGCAAAGCCCGCACGGGTGTGCCAGCCATCCAAATCTCCCCTTGGTGCGTCTAAGAGCAGAACAGGGAACCATTTGGGGCTGGAATACCGTAGGATGTGCAGATGGCCGCTTGTCCTCACTGCGGGGCGGAAGTCGATCAGCAGGCGCGTTTCTGCGCCGCCTGCGGGGCCGCCCTGCCGACCGGGGACGCGGACGCTACGCTGTTGGGAGAACCGCCCCCGTCATCAGCCGCTTCCTCCACCCCACGCTCCCCTCCAAGCTCGGCGGCGGGATTGACCAGCCAGGTGCACTCCGACGCCCTTTTCTCCCCCGGAGCGCTTTTCGCCCGCCGCTACCGCATCGTGGGAATGCTGGGCAAGGGCGGCATGGGAGAGGTTTACCGGGCCGACGACATCAAACTGGGCCAGCCGGTGGCGCTCAAGTTCCTTCCCCGCCAACTGGCCGCGGACCCGCGCCGCCTGGCCCGCTTTCACGACGAAGTGCGGCTGGCCCGTCAGGTGACCCATCCCAACGTTTGCCGGGTGCACGACATCGGCGATTGGGAGGGATTGCACTATCTCTCCATGGAATACATCGACGGCGAAGACCTCTCCTCTCTGCTGCGCCGCATCGGACGCCTGCCTTCCGACAAGGCCGTGCAACTGGCCCGCCAGCTTTGCGCCGGACTGGAGGCCGCTCACGAGCAGGGGGTGCTGCACCGCGACCTCAAGCCGGCCAACATCATGATCGACGGGCGAGGGCGCGCCCGCATTACCGATTTCGGACTGGCCGCCGTGGCCGACGCCCTCAGTCCGGGAGACGTGGCAGGCACTCCCGCCTACATGGCTCCCGAGCAGTTGCAGGGCGGAGAGGTCAGCGTGCGCAGCGACATCTACGCCCTGGGCCTGACGCTCTACGAGATCTTCACCGGACGCCAGACTCACAGCGCCAAGACCCTGGACGAGCTCAAGCGCCTGCGCAGCCGCGATTCGCAAGTCTCCATCACCCGCTACGCCCGCGATGCCGACCCGGCGGTGGAAAGCGTGATCCTGCGCTGCCTCAGCGCCGATCCCTCTCAGCGTCCGGCTTCGGCCCTGGAGGTGGCGGCGGCTCTTCCCGGAGGAGACCCCCTGCAGGCCGCTCTGGCCGCCGGAGAAACGCCTTCGCCGGAAATGCTGGTGGCTTCGAGGGGATCGCAGGCGCTGACTCCGCAGAAGGCCTGGGCCGCGGTGGCGGGCATCGCCTTGCTGCTGGTGCTGGTGGCGGTGATCAGCCAGCAGGTGCGGCTGACCGAGAAGGTGGGCCTGCCGCGTCCGCCGGAGGCTCTGGCTGACCGCGCCCAGGAGCTGGCGGCCGAGCTGGGCTACGAGCAAGATGGCGCCGACCGCATCTGGGGCTTCGGCGTCGACCGGCGTCCGCTGCGCTGGAGGGCCGCCAACATGCGGGCCCAGGAGCGCTGGCGCGATCTGCAAGGCGATCCCTCGCTGATCTTCTGGTACCGTTCCTCGGAGAGTCCGATGCGTCCCCAGCGCAGCAACCTGAGGCCCACCTACGGGGACCCGCCCCTCTCCGCATCCGGCTCGCTGCGGCTATTGACCAACACGGCTGGACGGCTGCTGCAGTTGGAAGCTGTCGGCGGCCAGGCCGCTTTGTCACCTGCGGAGGCCGAAACCTCCTCGCCGGATACAGACTATCCGCCGCAGTGGAGGCTGCTTTTTGAACGGGCGGGTCTGGATCCCGAGCAGTGGCGTCCGGCGCCGGTGGACTTCACGCCTCCCTCCTTCGCCGATCAGCGTCTGGCCTGGCGTCCCCTTGCCGCCAACCAACAGGATGCAGCGTCGGATGAGGCCGCGGGGAAACCCCTGCAAGTCCAAATGGCTGCGCTGGGAGGAAAGGTAACCTATTTCCGCGTCATGCAGCCCTGGACGCCTGGGCCGCAGGGCTGGTCCCCACCGCCCAGCTTCGTCGACCGGCTGGTCAGCATCGTGGGTTTGGTGCTCACCCCCCTTATCCTGGGTCTGGGCCTGTGGATGGCCCGCCGCCAGTTGCGCCAGGGCAAAGGCGACCGCCGCAGCGCCTTCCGTCTGGCAGCCGTCTTTCTGCTGGTCGAAATCGCGCGCTGGTTCATCACCACTCACTATCTTGGAACCCTCAGCTTGCAGTGGGGGCTGCTGCTGGATTGGTTGGCTTCGCGCCTCTTCAATGCCGCCACCCTGTGGCTGGTCTATATCGCCTTGGAGCCGTTCGCCCGCCGCTACTGGTCTCAGGGACTCATCTCCTGGACCAAGATGCTCAGCCGCGGTTTCTCCGACCGCCTGGTGGCCCGCGATTTGTTGCTGGGGATCCTGATGGGGGCCGTGGTGACCGTTTCCAACGCTTCCCAGCCGCTGCTGGCTCAGGTGCTGGGGACGACTCCTCCTCCTCCACTGGCTTACGGGATTCCTTCCCTTGCCGGAATCCGCGAAACCATGGGCGTGTGGCTGGCCGCCTTCCCGGACGGGGTCCTCTCGGCCATCACGGGGACCTTCGTCTTCCTGCTGCTGCGCTACTTCCTCAAGAAGCAATGGCTGGCCGCCCTGGCCACCGTCGCCCTTTACACGCTGGCGGGACCGGGCCTGGCCGGCGGCGACGTGACCCTCGATCTCTTCTTCAACGTCATCGAGGTCTCGATCGTCCTCTTCACCCTGCTGCGCTTCGGACTGCTGGCCACCGTGGCGGCTTTCGTGGCCATGGACTGGCTCAGCGGCGCCCCCATGACCCTGGAATTCTCGGCTTGGTACGGCGGCCTGGCCCTAACCACCCTGCTGCTGACCCTGGGCATCTCGACCTACTGCGCCTATGCTTCGCAACTTCCAAGGTCCAAGCGCCAACTCACGATTGCCGAACGAGGCTTGTGAGTTGTTAGAGTTGAGGGTTGAAAGTTGCGCAACGTGCGCATTTGGGGCAGAATTCTTGACATGTTCAAGCGTCTCTTCGGTCGGGGAGCCGACGATTCCAAAGACTCTGGGGCCGAGGGCTCCTTTCATCGACTGGGCTGGGTGGCGGCCGAGAACAACGACTACGGCGTGCGCATGCTCGACTGCCGCAGCTACACGCGTTCGGTGCCCGCCAACTCCGACAACCCTTCGGTGGCGGCCCGCTTCTTGCGCTTGCGCCAGGCGCAGTCTTCGGATTTTCAGGGGCGCACGCCTCATGAGGCGGTCTCCATCGACTGCGATCTGAGCTTCCCGCCGCGCCAGGCCTCCACGGGACCCATCCACCGGGCCCGGGTGATGGAAGACAAGTGGGACGTCTATCAGGTCGGCAACGACTGGTGTTTCATCGCCAACTGGTCGGGGGAGCCGGTCTTCATCCTCAGCACCGAAGAAGACAAGGAGGGCGTCAGAGCCACCCGTTTGCAGGCTTGCCTCGATATGGCCGGAGGGGACGAAACCCTGGCCCTGCGTCAGGCCGACTACCTGGCCAAGCACTACATCTACGACTGGGGCGGCCCTTTGCCTCTTCCCCAGGGATTCCCCGAGCAGCCCCGCCAAATCGCCGAGTACGCCTTCGAGCACTACGGCCGCAGAGCCTCCTTCGCCACCTTTGAAGACACCCTTCCCCTGCGGCCGTAAACAAGTTCGAAGTAAGTTCGAAGTGCGATTTTCGAAGTGCGAACTGCGCGAACTGCGCGGCTTTAATCGTCGTCTTCTTCAGGGAGCGGAAGGCGCAAGCGGGCGATGCAGCCGGTGCGGTCGCGGCGGTTTTCAAGGGTGAGGGCGCCGCCGTGGGCTTCGGCGATCTGGCGGCTCAGCACCAGGCCGATTCCGCTGCCGCCCTTCTTGGTGGTGTAGAAGGGCACGAAGAGGTTGGCGGTGTCGGAAAGTCCCGGTCCTTCGTCGCGCACGAACAGTTCCAGCACGGCGCCGGCGATTTTCCATCCTACCTCCACCTTGCCTTGGCCCTCGGCCGCTTCGGCGGCGTTCTTGATGAGGTTGATGAGCACCTGCTCGAGTTGGGCGGCGTCGGCTTCCATGGTGAGGTCGGGCCCTTCCAGCACTCTGACTTCGGCGCGGGTTTCCAGCCCCGCCACCCGCTGGGCCAGGGTGGCCATGTCCATGGGAGCCAGTTCGGGCTGGGGAAGGCGGGCCAGGCGCGAGTAGGAACTCATGAAGCGGATGAGCGAGTCGGCCCGCGTGCTGATGACGGAGAGTCCGCGCTTGGTGTCGTCCTGCCAGTCTTCAGGCAGGGGTTCCAGCGCCAGCAGGGTGCTCAGCGATCCGGCCATGGACTTGATGGGGGTGAGCGAGTTGTTGAGCTCGTGTCCCAGCACCCGCACCAGCCGCTGCCAGGCCTGGCGCTCCTCTTCGCGCAGGGCCTGGGAGAGGTCTGTCATGACGATCAGGGTGTGAGGCAAGCCGCCTTCCCTGAAGCTGGAACGGCGCATCCCCCAGCGTCCGATGCCGCCAGGGAAGGTCTTGTTGAGGGTGCGCACGGCCTTGCCGCTAAGTGCTTTCGCCAGCCCCAATTGGGCGGCGCTGCGGCCCAGGATGCGATCCTGGGGCTGAGCCAGCAGGCGTTCGCCGGCCCGGTTGACCAGGCGCAAACGGTTTTCCTGATCGAAGGCGAATACGGCCACGTCGATCTCGGCCATGACGGCCCGCAGCAGGTTGGTGGCGTCCACCATATCCAGCCGCTGGCGCTTGAGGGTGGAGCCCAGCACGTTGACCTCGATGGCCGCCGCGCCTACCGCGTCGTCATAGCGTCCCGGGCGGATGCGGATGGAATAGTCGCCCTCGCGCAGCGCCGCCAGCATGTTGGAGACGGTCTGCAATGGAAAGACGACCCGCTCCCGCAGCATCACGGCGCAGCCGATCCAGGCCGCCAGCAGCACCACGCTGACCGTCCACTGCACTTTGGCGGTGTAGTCGCCCCACCAGATCAGGTACATGACCAGCCCTACGGCCGGCAGTCCTCCCAGCAGGGAGAGCAGCATGACACGGGTCTCGTGCTTGAGCAGGTGGCCCCGGTCGGGCGGCTGAGTGGAGAGGTCGGGAGGGGTGATCTCGATGCGGTTGTCGAGGGGGGAGTCGCTCACGTTCGGATCCTCTCCAGGCGCCGATAGAGGGCGCTGCGGCTGAGGCCCAGCGCCTTGGCGGCCTGGCTGACGTTGTCCTCGGCCCGCTCCAGGGCCCGCTTGATAAGGTATTCTTCGGCGTCCTCCAGGGTCAGGTCTTCCAGGCGGGGAGCCGCCTCGCGTCCGCCGCGAAGGCCCAGGTCCTCGGCCTGCACGCGACGTCCCTGGGCCATCAGCGTGGCCCGTTCCACGGCATGGTCGAGTTCGCGGATGTTGCCCGGCCAGGCGTAGTCGAGGAGGGCCTTGAGGGCGCCTTCCTCGAAGCCTTCCAGTTCCTTGCGGTAGCGCTTGTTGTGGATCTTGAGGAAGTACCTGGCCAGCAGGGGAATGTCCTCGCGCCGATCGCGCAGGGGAGGCAGCGCGATCTCCACCGTGTTGAGGCGGAAGAGCAGGTCCTGACGGAAGCGGCCCTCCTCGACTTCTTCGTCCAGGTCGGAGTTGGTGGCTGAGATGACCCTGACGTCGACCTTCTTGGTCTTGGAGGAGCCGACCCGCTCGAACTCGCCGGTTTCCAGCACGCGCAGCAGCTTGGCCTGCTGAGGAAGAGGGATATTGGCGATCTCGTCCAGGAACAGCGTGCCGTTGTCGGCCATCTCGAAGCGGCCCACTCGATCACTCTTGGCGTCGGTGTAGGCTCCCTTGACATGGCCGAACATCTCGCTCTCGAAGACGCCTTCGGACAGGCCGCCCATGTTGACGGTGTTGAGGGGCTTGGAAGAGCGTCCCGAGATGGCGTGAATGACCCGCGCCACCACGCCCTTGCCGCTGCCGTTCTCCCCAGTGATGAGAATGTTGGCATCGGCCGGTCCCACCCGCTCGATGATCTGCAGCACCGGCTTCATGGCCGACGACTCGGCGATGAAGTGAGGCTTGTTTTCGCCCCTCAGCAGCTTGTTCTCGGCTTCCAGAACCTCTTCGCGGCGCAGGGCCTGGCCCAGTTCGATCTGGTTCTGGATGATGCTCAGCAGGCGGTGGTTGTCCCAGGGCTTTTCGATGAAGTTGCGCGCGCCCCGGCGCATGGCTTCCACGGCGATATCGATGCTTCCCCAGGCCGTCATCACCACCACCGGGAGGGTGCCGTCGACAGCCTGTATCTGAGGCAGCAAGTCGAGGCCCTCGCGGCCCGAGGTGGTATCGCGGGCGTAGTTAAGGTCCATCAGCAGGCAGTCGTAGTCCTGCTTCTTGACCTGGTCGAGGATGGCCTCCGGTGAGTCAGCCGAGTCAACTTGATATTTCTCGCCCTTGAAGAGTAGGCGAAGCGCTTCTAAGACATCGGCCTGATCGTCGGCGATCAGGACCCGTGGGCGATCCTTTTCGGGCATACCATTGACATTTTAGGCCAACTGGGAGCGGCGGTGCCCGCCAAAGGCGCGAAAAGTGTCCGGAAATGGGATTACTTCGCGCCTTGGGCGGTTCCTCTTAGGGTTGATCCTGCCCGCGGGCCAGGGAGACTTGGCTTTGCTCGATGATCTGGTGGGTAGCCCGCATGAGGGCCGTCACCGCCTGTTCGTAGTCGATCAGGGCCCGCAGTTCCTGGGCTTCGGCGCTGGTCAGGTCGCGCTGGAAGCGCAGCACCTGGAAGTTGGTTGAGAATCCCGCTTGAAAGCGCCGGTTTTCGCCGCGCAACTGCTCTTCCGAGAGTTCGCGGGCCAAACGCGCCGATTCCAGCCGCTTGCCCTGGGTCTTGAGGCCCTCGAAAGCATTGCGCACTTCGACGATGATGCCTTGCTGGGCGTTCTTGAGGCGGCTTAGATTCTGGCGCTCGCGGATGCGGGCCTGGGCCAGATTGCCTTCCATGGTGCGGTTGCCCAGCGGAATGCGGACGTCGACGAAGGCCGACCAGGTGTGAAAGTTGAAGCTGAAAGCGTCGGTAAAGACGTCGCCGAGGCCGCTGGCCTCGCCGCCTCCGGCGGCATTCGACGTATAGCTCAGCCGCAGGTCGACCTGGGGTTTCAGTTCTTTCTTGAAGAAGGTCTGGTCGACGGCATCCTGTTCGAGCCGGCTCTCGACTTGCTTCAGTTCAGGCCGGTTCTGCAGCGCCAGGTCGACGGCCTCGTTCAGTGTCATTTTGATCTCGGGCGTCCGGGGCGTATCGGTGGGATAGACGCTAAGCGACCAGATGGAGGCTTTGGGGTCGTCGGACATCAACTGCTTGAGCCGGTTCTGGGCGTTGATGATCTGCACCTCCGAGCTGATCATCTCCTGCTCGCGGAGGGCTACCTCGGCGCGCGAGGAGGTGATTTCGATGGGCGCTGAAACCCCGATGTTGACCCGCTTCTGATTGTTCTTGTGCTGGGTGATGGCCAGCGCCATCCCCTCGCGGCGGGTCTCGTAGTTGTTGATGGCGAAGACCAGTTCCCAATAGCGGTCCTGCACCTGCTGGATGACTAAAGACACCTGCACCTCGAACTGCAGATCGTTGATTTCCAGATCGAGGTTGCGCAGCTTGAGCAGGCGCTGGGTCTGAGTTTCGCGGAATCCCCGCCACAGGGGCTGCCGAAAGTTGGCCGAAAAAGAAGCCCGGTAGGCCGGATTGGCGAACTGGAAGGCGCTGTTGGAGTCGCTTCGGTTGCTGAAGTAGCTGACGGAAAAGTCGGCCCCGCTGGGCAGATTCTGGAGCAGGCGGCCGCTGTAGCTGAATTGCTTCTGGGCGAAGACCTCCGCGCCCTCGCCGGCTTCCAGGTCCGAAATGGTGGGAGACTCCGCGTCTTGCCATCCCACTGAGAACTCCAGGGCCGGATCGTAGAAGCCGCGGGTAGAGACGATTTGCTCGCGGGTCAGTTCTTCGTTGAAGTTTTCGATGGCGATGTCGAGATTGTGCAGAAGAGCCAGGCGGATGGCGTCCTGCAGGGTCAGTTCCATAATGGTCTGGCCGCCGGCCTCGACTTTATCCCGGTAAGGCGGAGGCACTTCCAGTTCCTCGGCCTGCAGTTGGCGTGAAACTTCCAGGGGCGATCTCTGCTGCTCTTGCTCTTGACCGCTTTCCTGAGCGGCCAGAGGGCTGAGCAGAAGCAGAAACGCCGTCAAAAGAGGCAGGATTTTTCTGGCGCTGGTGTTCATATTGCTACTCCAATGAAACGGGTTCCCGGCGTTCCCGCCGGATCGGCTCCGGCTGGTCGAGCCGGAGAAAGAGTTTTGAGGTTCTCTCATTCGACACTTCGGCCTTTCGCCGTTAAAGACAGGCAAAGCAGGGTAGATCTTAACAGGGAGGGGGCAAGTCGGCGGGCGCGAAAAAGGCGGCCCGGCTCTGACCGGGGACCGGGGCCGCCGGCCCTGCCGGGCCGCTCCATGTCGTTGTCTTCGAATCCGTCCTTCAAACGGCGGCTTCGATGTGTCCTTCTTCAACGATCTGTCCGTCGAAGAGATGGACTTCGCGTTCGGCGTGAGCCGCGTAGCGCGGATCGTGAGTCACCATGCAGATGGTGGCCCCGTCGTTGTGCAGGTCTTGCAGCAGCTCCATCACCGCTTCGCCGTTGCGGGAGTCCAAGTTACCCGTGGGCTCGTCAGCCAGCAGGATAGAGGGCTTGCCTACCAGGGCGCGGGCCACGGCCACGCGCTGTTGCTGACCGCCTGAGAGCTGCGAAGGATAGTGCTTCATGCGGTGCGACATGCCGACCCGGTCGAGCGCCCACTGCACCCGCTCTTTGCGTTCCGAGCCGGGCATGCGCCGGTAGGTCAGCGGCAGCTCGACGTTTTCGTAAACGTTGAGGTCGCCGATCAGATTGAAGTTCTGAAAGATGAAGCCGATTTCCTTGTTGCGGATCTTGGCCCGGTCGGACAGGCTCAGGTTGGCCACCGACTGCGCATTGAGGTGGTACTCGCCTTCGGTGGGCGTGTCCAGCAGTCCCAGAATGGAGAGCAGGGTGGACTTGCCGCATCCCGAAGGTCCCGAGACGGCGATGTACTCGCCTTCCTGGATTTCCATTTCGATGCCCGCCAAGGCATGGGTCTCCACCTCGTCGGTGTAAAAAACTTTCTTGACGCCTTTGAGTTCAATCAATGCCATGGTGTTGATTCTCCCTAGCTAGTTGAGGCGGATTTTGTCGTAGTCGTCATGCTGCGAGGTATCGGAAAGAATGACTACGTCGCCTTCCGCCAATCCGGCTTTCACTTCAATTTCGTTGACGGAGCTGCGACCCAGTTGCACCTGGACGCGGGTCGCGGTTCGTTCCTGTTCGTTGATCTTAAAGAGTCCGATGGTCTGGTCGGCCTGCCCGTAAGCGGGGCGTCCCATCACCAGCACGTTTTCAAGCTTGTCTATTTGGATGGTGCCGTCCACGCTCAACTGAGGACGCGCCCCTTGAGGAAGAGGGCCGTCCAGCGCCACATCGACCTGCACCACGCCCTGGGCGGCGGCTGGATCGATGCGGACCACGTGTCCGGGAATGACTCCATTGCGGGTGTCGATTTCGGCGTACTGCCCAATGGCCACTTCGTTGGCCTGAGTTTCCGCGATGCGCACTTCGGCCATCAGCTTCTCGGGCTGGGCGATGCGGGCCAGGTTTTCACCCGGACTGACCTGCTGCCCCACCTCGACCGGCACTTCTTGCAGTTGGCCGCGGATGCCGGCCCGGACGCTGAGCGACTTGAGCTGCTCTTTACGCAGGTCCCAGAGCGCCTTGGCGGTGGCCACCTGGGCCCGTTGGGCGTCCAATTGAGCCACTACCGTCTTGGCGAAGTTGTCCAGACGTTCCTGCTCCAGTTCGTTGCGGACCTTGAGGTTGTTGGCCCGGATGCGGCTCAGTTCGAAGGTCAGGTTGTCGATCAAGCCCTCCTGCAACAGTTCTTGGTTGAGGTTGGCCTGCATTTGGGCAGTTTCGTAATCTGCCGTAGTCTGAGCGGCGGCGGCCTTCTGAGCCAGCAATTGCTGTTGAAGCTGGACTTCCAGGTTGCGGAAGTTGGCCTGCTGGACTTCGTAGCCGAGACGTGCGTCAACCTCGTCGCGCTCCAGCTCGGGATTGCTCAATTCCAGGATAACCGTTGCCGGACTCAGTTCCACGCCGGGCTTGACGTGGATGACTTCGATGCGTCCCGAGACGATGGCGGGGATGAAGCGTTCCTCTTCGGGCACCAGCGTGCCCGCACCCCGGACTTTCACCACAAGGTCCTGGCGCCGTACTTTATCGGTCCACAGCGTAGCCGGATCGACGCTGGGCGCCGCCGGTTCCAACTGGGACAGGTAGTAGGTGATTCCCGCCACCGCCGCCAATCCGACAATGGTGTAGAGAATCCTGAGAATCGTCTTCTTCCGCTTATGACCTTTCCCGCGGGGTATGTCCATCCTAAATTCCTCCACTCTATGTGAACGCAAGTGGCATGCCACACCGGCGCAATCCCCACAAGACCCGCGCAACGCCGGTTACGCAGAGGGAAATGCCTGCCCGCCGGTTGTCATGGCATGTTCGTCTGCGACAACGATTGTCCCAAAATCGAACAGTTGCGGCAAGTGGAAAACTTCAATTGGCAAACGCGGCAAGAGGTAATGGTCAGCCAAGACGCTGCGGCTGATGCTCCAGAGCGCTCACATGCGATCTATTTGGAAGGGCCCGAGGTTGAGGAGCGGATGCCTTCTCCCAGCGGGCTGGGCGGGGAGACCACCAGCAACTGTCCCGCATAGATGCGGTGCGGATTGGAGATCCCGTTCCAGCGCATCAAGCTGCGGATCG
This portion of the Acidobacteriota bacterium genome encodes:
- a CDS encoding serine/threonine-protein kinase, producing MAACPHCGAEVDQQARFCAACGAALPTGDADATLLGEPPPSSAASSTPRSPPSSAAGLTSQVHSDALFSPGALFARRYRIVGMLGKGGMGEVYRADDIKLGQPVALKFLPRQLAADPRRLARFHDEVRLARQVTHPNVCRVHDIGDWEGLHYLSMEYIDGEDLSSLLRRIGRLPSDKAVQLARQLCAGLEAAHEQGVLHRDLKPANIMIDGRGRARITDFGLAAVADALSPGDVAGTPAYMAPEQLQGGEVSVRSDIYALGLTLYEIFTGRQTHSAKTLDELKRLRSRDSQVSITRYARDADPAVESVILRCLSADPSQRPASALEVAAALPGGDPLQAALAAGETPSPEMLVASRGSQALTPQKAWAAVAGIALLLVLVAVISQQVRLTEKVGLPRPPEALADRAQELAAELGYEQDGADRIWGFGVDRRPLRWRAANMRAQERWRDLQGDPSLIFWYRSSESPMRPQRSNLRPTYGDPPLSASGSLRLLTNTAGRLLQLEAVGGQAALSPAEAETSSPDTDYPPQWRLLFERAGLDPEQWRPAPVDFTPPSFADQRLAWRPLAANQQDAASDEAAGKPLQVQMAALGGKVTYFRVMQPWTPGPQGWSPPPSFVDRLVSIVGLVLTPLILGLGLWMARRQLRQGKGDRRSAFRLAAVFLLVEIARWFITTHYLGTLSLQWGLLLDWLASRLFNAATLWLVYIALEPFARRYWSQGLISWTKMLSRGFSDRLVARDLLLGILMGAVVTVSNASQPLLAQVLGTTPPPPLAYGIPSLAGIRETMGVWLAAFPDGVLSAITGTFVFLLLRYFLKKQWLAALATVALYTLAGPGLAGGDVTLDLFFNVIEVSIVLFTLLRFGLLATVAAFVAMDWLSGAPMTLEFSAWYGGLALTTLLLTLGISTYCAYASQLPRSKRQLTIAERGL
- a CDS encoding ATP-binding protein, translated to MSDSPLDNRIEITPPDLSTQPPDRGHLLKHETRVMLLSLLGGLPAVGLVMYLIWWGDYTAKVQWTVSVVLLAAWIGCAVMLRERVVFPLQTVSNMLAALREGDYSIRIRPGRYDDAVGAAAIEVNVLGSTLKRQRLDMVDATNLLRAVMAEIDVAVFAFDQENRLRLVNRAGERLLAQPQDRILGRSAAQLGLAKALSGKAVRTLNKTFPGGIGRWGMRRSSFREGGLPHTLIVMTDLSQALREEERQAWQRLVRVLGHELNNSLTPIKSMAGSLSTLLALEPLPEDWQDDTKRGLSVISTRADSLIRFMSSYSRLARLPQPELAPMDMATLAQRVAGLETRAEVRVLEGPDLTMEADAAQLEQVLINLIKNAAEAAEGQGKVEVGWKIAGAVLELFVRDEGPGLSDTANLFVPFYTTKKGGSGIGLVLSRQIAEAHGGALTLENRRDRTGCIARLRLPLPEEDDD
- a CDS encoding sigma-54 dependent transcriptional regulator, producing the protein MPEKDRPRVLIADDQADVLEALRLLFKGEKYQVDSADSPEAILDQVKKQDYDCLLMDLNYARDTTSGREGLDLLPQIQAVDGTLPVVVMTAWGSIDIAVEAMRRGARNFIEKPWDNHRLLSIIQNQIELGQALRREEVLEAENKLLRGENKPHFIAESSAMKPVLQIIERVGPADANILITGENGSGKGVVARVIHAISGRSSKPLNTVNMGGLSEGVFESEMFGHVKGAYTDAKSDRVGRFEMADNGTLFLDEIANIPLPQQAKLLRVLETGEFERVGSSKTKKVDVRVISATNSDLDEEVEEGRFRQDLLFRLNTVEIALPPLRDRREDIPLLARYFLKIHNKRYRKELEGFEEGALKALLDYAWPGNIRELDHAVERATLMAQGRRVQAEDLGLRGGREAAPRLEDLTLEDAEEYLIKRALERAEDNVSQAAKALGLSRSALYRRLERIRT
- a CDS encoding TolC family protein, which gives rise to MNTSARKILPLLTAFLLLLSPLAAQESGQEQEQQRSPLEVSRQLQAEELEVPPPYRDKVEAGGQTIMELTLQDAIRLALLHNLDIAIENFNEELTREQIVSTRGFYDPALEFSVGWQDAESPTISDLEAGEGAEVFAQKQFSYSGRLLQNLPSGADFSVSYFSNRSDSNSAFQFANPAYRASFSANFRQPLWRGFRETQTQRLLKLRNLDLEINDLQFEVQVSLVIQQVQDRYWELVFAINNYETRREGMALAITQHKNNQKRVNIGVSAPIEITSSRAEVALREQEMISSEVQIINAQNRLKQLMSDDPKASIWSLSVYPTDTPRTPEIKMTLNEAVDLALQNRPELKQVESRLEQDAVDQTFFKKELKPQVDLRLSYTSNAAGGGEASGLGDVFTDAFSFNFHTWSAFVDVRIPLGNRTMEGNLAQARIRERQNLSRLKNAQQGIIVEVRNAFEGLKTQGKRLESARLARELSEEQLRGENRRFQAGFSTNFQVLRFQRDLTSAEAQELRALIDYEQAVTALMRATHQIIEQSQVSLARGQDQP
- a CDS encoding ABC transporter ATP-binding protein; this encodes MALIELKGVKKVFYTDEVETHALAGIEMEIQEGEYIAVSGPSGCGKSTLLSILGLLDTPTEGEYHLNAQSVANLSLSDRAKIRNKEIGFIFQNFNLIGDLNVYENVELPLTYRRMPGSERKERVQWALDRVGMSHRMKHYPSQLSGGQQQRVAVARALVGKPSILLADEPTGNLDSRNGEAVMELLQDLHNDGATICMVTHDPRYAAHAEREVHLFDGQIVEEGHIEAAV
- a CDS encoding HlyD family efflux transporter periplasmic adaptor subunit, with the protein product MDIPRGKGHKRKKTILRILYTIVGLAAVAGITYYLSQLEPAAPSVDPATLWTDKVRRQDLVVKVRGAGTLVPEEERFIPAIVSGRIEVIHVKPGVELSPATVILELSNPELERDEVDARLGYEVQQANFRNLEVQLQQQLLAQKAAAAQTTADYETAQMQANLNQELLQEGLIDNLTFELSRIRANNLKVRNELEQERLDNFAKTVVAQLDAQRAQVATAKALWDLRKEQLKSLSVRAGIRGQLQEVPVEVGQQVSPGENLARIAQPEKLMAEVRIAETQANEVAIGQYAEIDTRNGVIPGHVVRIDPAAAQGVVQVDVALDGPLPQGARPQLSVDGTIQIDKLENVLVMGRPAYGQADQTIGLFKINEQERTATRVQVQLGRSSVNEIEVKAGLAEGDVVILSDTSQHDDYDKIRLN